A genome region from Microbacterium sp. CGR2 includes the following:
- a CDS encoding acyltransferase gives MRSNSVELVAESARRQNTFDFLRLVAALSVVVEHSVHHLDAAFLWHHPSDSLWFNGGVAMFFILSGMMVYRSGANAHTRNRPWRDFYRNRALRILPAIYAYFAVLVLLLLATGIVASGQLLSVQFAAFAASNLLLIPVWSPPMLDDFGIGVINGSLWTIPVEVSFYVIVPAIVLFAAWKGRRWMLSALLSVAALGVIAYGLAGATSTASLAWKVFGVTFAPYLWWFAIGIAWSYFWPKVKESGWIAVAAVVLYFAIAKLPMDTGASFIANAIAAVPLSYAVIWFGYNGPQVLGRFTARIGDLSFSVYIWHMIVVNYLVTWGAREWAVDGTLLVVGVMLISGLIAFASWHLVERPALNRKRYTSAPVEAELPGAA, from the coding sequence GCAGCCCTCTCGGTCGTCGTCGAACATTCCGTGCACCACCTCGATGCCGCGTTCTTGTGGCACCACCCGAGCGACAGTCTCTGGTTCAACGGCGGGGTTGCGATGTTCTTCATCCTCTCCGGAATGATGGTCTATCGCTCAGGCGCGAACGCTCACACTCGGAACCGACCGTGGCGGGATTTCTACCGAAACCGAGCACTCCGAATCCTTCCGGCGATCTACGCATACTTCGCCGTTCTTGTGCTGTTGCTGCTCGCGACCGGAATCGTCGCATCCGGACAGCTGCTGTCCGTGCAGTTCGCGGCGTTCGCCGCGTCGAACTTGCTTCTCATCCCGGTGTGGTCACCGCCGATGCTGGATGACTTCGGAATCGGTGTCATCAACGGGAGCCTCTGGACGATCCCGGTCGAAGTGTCCTTCTACGTGATCGTCCCTGCCATAGTTCTGTTCGCCGCGTGGAAGGGGCGACGCTGGATGCTATCGGCTTTGCTTTCGGTGGCAGCGTTGGGCGTAATCGCTTATGGGCTTGCGGGGGCGACTTCTACCGCATCGCTGGCATGGAAGGTTTTCGGCGTCACTTTCGCACCATACCTGTGGTGGTTCGCGATCGGCATTGCCTGGTCATATTTCTGGCCGAAGGTGAAGGAGAGCGGCTGGATCGCCGTCGCCGCCGTTGTCCTCTACTTCGCTATCGCGAAACTTCCCATGGATACGGGGGCATCTTTCATCGCGAACGCAATTGCTGCCGTTCCTCTCTCCTACGCGGTGATTTGGTTCGGCTACAACGGCCCCCAAGTGCTGGGTCGGTTCACAGCGCGCATCGGCGATCTCAGCTTCAGTGTCTACATCTGGCACATGATCGTGGTGAACTACCTCGTCACGTGGGGCGCTCGCGAGTGGGCGGTCGACGGCACTCTTCTCGTCGTCGGCGTGATGCTCATCTCTGGCCTGATCGCGTTCGCGTCGTGGCACCTCGTCGAGAGACCGGCCCTCAATCGGAAGCGTTACACTTCTGCGCCAGTAGAGGCCGAGCTGCCGGGCGCTGCGTAA